A window of Sutcliffiella cohnii contains these coding sequences:
- a CDS encoding superoxide dismutase, giving the protein MLLGGVALDKQIQETYFQYLDDIKDWCKEILFTNDAARTWWRSETERLLDTVQELQYKDMIFSDDIALIEHKVEEITNQLQLNVQERRRSDQVPIGGHKLPPLPYSYNALEPYISREIMELHHTKHHKSYVDGLNKAELKMKEARETNDFELIKHWEREAAFHGSGHYLHTMFWDNMSPRGGGQPSGPLMRKITEDFGSFEKFKKHFTEAADKVEGVGWAILVWAPRPIRLEILQTEKQQLFTQWDTIPLLGLDVWEHAYYLQYKADRKDYINNWWNVVNWKDVERRYQEASKIRW; this is encoded by the coding sequence ATGTTATTGGGAGGGGTAGCGTTGGATAAACAAATCCAAGAAACATATTTTCAATACCTAGATGATATTAAAGACTGGTGCAAAGAAATATTATTTACGAACGATGCAGCTAGAACGTGGTGGAGATCCGAAACCGAAAGATTATTAGACACCGTTCAAGAGCTACAGTATAAAGACATGATTTTCAGTGATGATATAGCATTAATCGAACATAAAGTAGAAGAAATTACGAATCAACTTCAATTAAATGTACAAGAAAGAAGAAGAAGTGACCAAGTACCAATAGGCGGACATAAATTGCCACCACTACCGTACAGCTATAACGCATTAGAACCTTATATTTCTAGAGAGATAATGGAACTTCATCATACAAAACACCATAAAAGCTATGTTGATGGTTTAAATAAAGCGGAATTAAAAATGAAAGAAGCCAGAGAAACAAATGATTTTGAATTAATAAAGCACTGGGAAAGAGAAGCTGCCTTCCATGGATCTGGACATTATTTACACACAATGTTTTGGGATAATATGTCCCCTAGAGGTGGAGGTCAACCGAGTGGCCCATTAATGAGAAAGATTACCGAGGATTTTGGTAGTTTTGAAAAGTTTAAAAAACATTTCACCGAAGCTGCTGACAAAGTGGAAGGCGTAGGTTGGGCTATTTTAGTGTGGGCACCAAGGCCAATAAGATTAGAAATATTACAAACTGAAAAACAACAACTATTTACCCAGTGGGACACAATACCATTACTAGGATTAGATGTATGGGAACATGCATACTACCTACAATATAAGGCTGATCGAAAGGATTATATTAATAATTGGTGGAATGTCGTTAATTGGAAAGATGTGGAGAGACGATATCAAGAAGCATCAAAAATACGTTGGTAA